One window of the Anolis sagrei isolate rAnoSag1 chromosome 5, rAnoSag1.mat, whole genome shotgun sequence genome contains the following:
- the PSMC2 gene encoding 26S proteasome regulatory subunit 7, translated as MPDYLGADQRKTKEEEKEDKPIRALDEGDIALLKTYGQSTYSRQIKQVEDDIQQLLKKINELTGIKESDTGLAPPALWDLAADKQTLQSEQPLQVARCTKIINADSEDPKYIINVKQFAKFVVDLSDQVAPTDIEEGMRVGVDRNKYQIHIPLPPKIDPTVTMMQVEEKPDVTYSDVGGCKEQIEKLREVVETPLLHPERFVNLGIEPPKGVLLFGPPGTGKTLCARAVANRTDACFIRVIGSELVQKYVGEGARMVRELFEMARTKKACLIFFDEIDAIGGARFDDGAGGDNEVQRTMLELINQLDGFDPRGNIKVLMATNRPDTLDPALMRPGRLDRKIEFSLPDLEGRTHIFKIHARSMSVERDIRFELLARLCPNSTGAEIRSVCTEAGMFAIRARRKIATEKDFLEAVNKVIKSYAKFSATPRYMTYN; from the exons ATGCCGGATTATCTGGGCGCCGATCAGCGGAAAaccaaagaggaggagaaggaggacaaaCCCATCCGCG CTTTGGATGAAGGTGATATTGCCTTGTTGAAGACCTAT GGACAGAGTACCTACTCAAGGCAGATTAAGCAAGTGGAAGATGACATACAGCAGTTacttaaaaaaatcaatgaacTCACAG GCATTAAAGAGTCCGACACTGGCTTggctcctcctgctctctgggaTCTAGCTGCAGATAAACAAACTCTTCAAAGTGAGCAGCCATTGCAAGTGGCAAG ATGCACAAAGATAATCAATGCAGATTCTGAGGACCCTAAGTACATCATCAACGTTAAGCAGTTTGCCAAGTTTGTGGTAGATCTTAGTGATCAAGTGGCTCCTACTGACATTGAAGAAGGGATGCGAGTTGG GGTTGACAGAAACAAGTATCAGATCCATATTCCACTACCTCCAAAGATTGACCCAACTGTAACTATGATGCAG GTGGAGGAGAAACCTGATGTCACTTACAGTGATGTTGGAGGGTGCAAAGAACAGATTGAGAAGCTCAGAGAGGTGGTGGAAACACCCTTGCTTCAT cCAGAGCGATTTGTCAATCTTGGGATCGAGCCCCCCAAAGGAGTGCTTCTCTTTGGACCCCCAGGGACAGGCAAAACCCTCTGTGCCCGTGCTGTGGCCAATAGGACCGATGCCTGCTTCATCCGGGTGATTGGATCTGAGCTGGTGCAGAAATATGTGGGAGAG GGTGCCCGGATGGTTCGGGAACTCTTTGAAATGGCCAGAACTAAGAAAGCCTGTCTTATCTTCTTTGATGAAATAGATGCTATTGGAG GTGCTCGCTTTGACGATGGGGCTGGAGGAGACAATGAAGTCCAGCGCACAATGTTAGAACTGATAAACCAGCTTGATGGCTTTGACCCAAGAGGCAATATTAAAGTGTTGATGGCAACCAACAGACCAGATACCTTGGACCCTGCACTCATGCGGCCTGGAAGGCTGGACAGGAAGATTGAATTTAGCCTGCCAGATTTGGAG GGACGAACCCATATATTTAAGATACATGCTCGCTCAATGAGCGTTGAAAGGGACATACGATTTGAATTGTTGGCTCGTCTGTGTCCCAACAGCACTG GTGCTGAAATCCGCAGTGTTTGTACCGAAGCAGGTATGTTTGCCATCAGAGCAAGGCGGAAAATTGCCACTGAGAAGGACTTCTTGGAAGCTGTGAATAAAGTCATCAAGTcgtatgccaagtttagtgctACCCCTCGATATATGACTTACAACTAA